One genomic segment of Cardinium endosymbiont of Philonthus spinipes includes these proteins:
- the polA gene encoding DNA polymerase I, protein MSTNQSDEQVYSPKKLFLIDGMSLIYRAYFALGKAAPTTTQGVKTGAILGFVNTLVEVLQKEKPTHLIVAFDSKEKTFRHKLFPAYKSHRPAQPEELSLAIPYIKSILEGFGIASITYSGYEADDLLGTLAQKAVGATTYIMSTDKDLAQMVQEGVYLYKPSSHGQSATILGEKEILAQWEIARPAQIKDILALEGDPSDFIPGIPSIGKKTARKLIKEFDNLENLLAHSHQLTGKLQAAIVQYADQALLSKQLATICTDVPITLDWDQCHYRGPNRSKLEPLFTLLEFRQLNKRLFGTQTANLFETAQKAGYTLIETLADCQALMQKLQKATIWAFDIATTNMDAHLADLLGIAFAYQTGQADYIAIPTDATAAKPFLSLLKSLFDQTDAVKIGHNLKHTLIVLQRHGLSMAPPLFDTMIAHALIAPDRPHHFAALSAQYLDHTPNPIHIAAATSQRLKAAVGEQADLALQMYPTIAQALTEQGVADLFYRVEMPLVQVLAAMEQEGVSIDLPFLATLGEKMKCTTDDLTQKIYTLAQTRFNIDSPKQLGEVLFERLQLQAKPIKTKGGQYATGEAVLAKLTKTHPIIAAIMEYRGWQKLRSTYVDALPKMVHPIDKRLHTTYHQTVVTTGRLSATAPNLQNIPIRTPIGRALRKAFIPHQKGALLFAADYSQIELRIMAAYAQDATMIMAFQADKDIHRITASKLFKTEEVDEEMRRKAKIANFGIIYGISPFGLSERMGNLSRQEAAELIAAYFQEFPGIKRYMETTIAKAQANGYVTTLLGRKRPLPDIHARNSMLRSVAERNAINTPIQGSAAEMIKLAMIQIHHWLESHKLKSKLIIQVHDELVFNVPAAEVADLQHHIPLLMEQALPLENVPIKVNWNIGSNWLEAHEPVAPIKDRNFM, encoded by the coding sequence ATGTCCACAAACCAAAGCGATGAGCAAGTATATTCACCTAAAAAGCTCTTTTTAATAGATGGTATGTCGCTCATCTACAGGGCCTATTTTGCCCTTGGAAAAGCAGCTCCTACTACCACACAAGGTGTTAAAACAGGCGCCATACTGGGCTTTGTCAATACCCTAGTAGAGGTATTACAAAAAGAAAAGCCGACCCACTTGATCGTTGCCTTTGATAGCAAAGAGAAAACCTTTCGACACAAGCTATTTCCAGCCTATAAATCCCACAGGCCAGCGCAACCAGAAGAGCTCTCTCTAGCCATTCCCTATATCAAATCGATTCTAGAGGGGTTTGGCATTGCATCTATAACCTATAGTGGCTATGAAGCAGATGACCTGCTGGGCACATTGGCCCAAAAGGCGGTAGGGGCTACTACCTACATCATGTCCACAGACAAAGACTTGGCCCAAATGGTGCAAGAGGGTGTTTACCTATATAAACCCAGCAGCCATGGTCAAAGCGCAACCATACTCGGCGAAAAAGAAATCTTGGCCCAATGGGAGATTGCTAGACCAGCACAAATCAAAGATATTTTAGCGTTAGAAGGAGATCCCTCTGATTTTATTCCAGGTATTCCCTCTATTGGCAAAAAAACTGCTCGAAAGCTTATAAAGGAGTTCGATAATCTGGAAAATTTACTAGCACATAGCCATCAGCTAACGGGCAAGCTCCAAGCCGCTATCGTGCAATATGCAGACCAAGCGCTGCTTTCCAAACAGCTGGCCACTATTTGCACAGATGTCCCCATTACACTAGATTGGGACCAATGCCATTACCGAGGGCCCAATAGAAGCAAATTGGAGCCGCTGTTTACCCTACTGGAATTTAGACAACTCAATAAGCGACTATTTGGCACGCAAACAGCAAATCTATTTGAAACAGCACAAAAGGCAGGCTATACCCTTATAGAGACCCTGGCAGACTGCCAAGCATTGATGCAAAAGCTGCAAAAAGCAACCATATGGGCCTTTGATATAGCCACCACCAATATGGATGCACACCTGGCTGATTTATTAGGCATTGCTTTTGCTTATCAAACTGGCCAAGCGGACTATATAGCCATACCTACAGATGCAACAGCAGCCAAACCATTTTTATCGCTACTCAAGTCCCTATTTGACCAAACAGATGCGGTCAAAATAGGACATAACTTAAAACATACACTGATCGTATTGCAGCGCCATGGACTCAGCATGGCCCCTCCCCTATTTGATACAATGATTGCGCATGCGTTGATTGCACCAGATAGACCGCACCATTTTGCTGCATTATCTGCACAATATCTAGACCATACCCCTAACCCAATCCATATAGCAGCAGCAACCTCCCAGCGGCTCAAAGCAGCGGTAGGCGAGCAGGCCGACCTCGCCTTACAAATGTACCCAACTATTGCCCAAGCACTAACAGAACAAGGCGTGGCCGACCTATTTTACCGGGTTGAAATGCCATTGGTACAAGTATTGGCAGCCATGGAACAGGAAGGGGTTTCCATTGATTTGCCCTTTCTAGCCACCCTAGGGGAAAAGATGAAGTGCACCACTGATGATCTGACGCAAAAGATTTACACATTGGCCCAAACCAGATTCAATATTGATTCTCCCAAACAACTGGGTGAGGTATTATTTGAAAGATTGCAGCTGCAGGCAAAACCGATTAAAACCAAAGGAGGGCAATACGCCACAGGCGAAGCGGTATTGGCCAAGTTAACCAAAACGCATCCTATTATTGCAGCCATTATGGAATACCGTGGCTGGCAGAAGCTCCGTTCTACCTATGTAGATGCATTGCCAAAAATGGTCCACCCGATAGACAAGCGGCTGCATACCACTTATCACCAAACCGTGGTAACTACAGGCCGGTTGAGTGCTACAGCGCCTAATTTACAAAACATACCAATTAGAACCCCCATAGGGCGCGCATTGCGCAAAGCATTTATTCCACACCAGAAAGGAGCGCTGCTCTTTGCTGCCGACTATTCCCAAATAGAGCTACGGATTATGGCAGCTTATGCACAAGATGCCACAATGATCATGGCCTTTCAGGCAGACAAAGACATCCACCGAATCACTGCTAGCAAACTCTTTAAAACAGAGGAGGTAGATGAAGAAATGCGTCGAAAGGCTAAAATAGCCAACTTTGGCATCATATATGGCATTTCTCCCTTTGGCCTATCGGAACGAATGGGCAATTTATCTAGACAAGAAGCAGCTGAGTTGATTGCTGCCTATTTTCAAGAATTTCCAGGTATTAAAAGATATATGGAAACAACCATTGCCAAAGCCCAAGCAAATGGCTATGTAACCACTCTACTGGGTAGAAAACGTCCACTACCCGATATACACGCCCGCAATAGCATGCTGCGCAGTGTTGCAGAACGCAATGCGATCAATACCCCTATTCAAGGCAGTGCTGCCGAAATGATTAAGCTGGCTATGATTCAGATTCACCATTGGCTAGAAAGCCATAAACTGAAAAGCAAACTGATTATACAAGTACACGACGAACTGGTTTTTAATGTACCAGCAGCAGAAGTCGCCGACCTGCAGCACCATATTCCGCTACTCATGGAACAAGCCTTGCCACTGGAAAATGTACCCATTAAAGTAAACTGGAATATAGGCAGCAATTGGTTGGAAGCACATGAGCCAGTTGCACCTATAAAAGATCGAAACTTTATGTAA
- the lpxB gene encoding lipid-A-disaccharide synthase, producing the protein MRYYIIAGEHSGDMHGADLIRQLKAIDGHADFWACGGGQMSQAIGEPCRVDGSTMAYMGIDFLKKWYTLWKLLKFCQKSLLDYRPDVVILIDYSGFNMRLAPFAKRHGFQVHYYIPPKIWAHGRQRIEKIKQYVDHVWSILPFEAAYYHAQGYDAIDYVGNPLVQSVADYAINPDFRAANKLDERPIVALLPGSRLDEIRRLLPLMVAQAEHFKAYQFVVAGLRAMPASLYQAICPPTVQLVYDQTYDLMAVAQAGVIASGTASLEAALFDLPQIVVYKTHPFAYWFYKWVVTVKHISLVNLLMHHPVVPELIQYQLTGNKLCIALQDLLSGHGRVQQKEAYAVVRRLLGQQHAAGAVAKCIVAHTKRTV; encoded by the coding sequence ATGCGTTATTATATTATTGCTGGTGAGCATTCGGGAGATATGCATGGGGCTGATTTGATTAGGCAGCTCAAAGCGATAGATGGCCATGCCGATTTTTGGGCTTGTGGAGGTGGCCAGATGTCCCAAGCTATAGGAGAGCCTTGTAGGGTAGATGGTTCAACGATGGCCTATATGGGGATAGATTTTTTAAAAAAGTGGTATACCCTATGGAAGTTGCTAAAATTTTGTCAAAAAAGCTTACTTGACTATCGGCCTGATGTAGTCATTTTAATTGACTATAGTGGTTTCAATATGCGGCTGGCTCCATTTGCCAAGCGGCATGGATTTCAAGTACACTACTATATACCGCCCAAGATCTGGGCACATGGCCGGCAAAGAATAGAAAAGATCAAGCAGTATGTAGACCATGTTTGGTCCATATTGCCCTTTGAGGCAGCCTATTACCACGCTCAGGGCTATGATGCCATCGATTATGTAGGCAATCCGCTGGTACAAAGCGTAGCTGATTATGCTATCAACCCCGATTTTAGAGCAGCAAATAAACTCGATGAGCGGCCTATTGTAGCCTTATTGCCTGGTAGTAGATTGGATGAAATTCGGCGTCTATTGCCGCTTATGGTTGCGCAAGCGGAGCATTTTAAAGCCTATCAATTTGTAGTAGCTGGATTGCGTGCCATGCCAGCCAGCTTGTATCAAGCCATATGCCCACCTACTGTGCAACTGGTTTATGACCAAACCTACGACCTAATGGCTGTTGCACAAGCCGGGGTTATTGCTTCTGGAACAGCTAGTCTAGAAGCTGCTTTGTTTGACTTACCCCAAATAGTGGTCTATAAGACCCATCCCTTCGCTTATTGGTTTTACAAATGGGTTGTCACGGTAAAACATATCTCTTTGGTCAATCTGCTTATGCATCACCCAGTTGTGCCAGAATTGATTCAATACCAACTCACTGGTAACAAGCTTTGTATTGCTTTACAGGATCTTTTATCAGGCCATGGCCGTGTCCAACAAAAAGAAGCCTATGCAGTGGTTCGCCGGTTACTAGGGCAACAACATGCTGCTGGAGCGGTAGCCAAGTGTATAGTAGCCCATACAAAACGGACGGTTTAA
- the ruvX gene encoding Holliday junction resolvase RuvX translates to MEKKTGRIVAIDYGLKRVGIAVTDPLQVIAMPFTTIATSTLFSFLKDYLQQEKVVSFVMGMPKGLNGQPSKMSGVVERVGVQLKAAFPGQTLYYQDERFTSKLAMQGLYQAGYSKKDRGEKGNIDKVSAAIILQSFLNVYDR, encoded by the coding sequence ATGGAAAAAAAAACAGGTAGGATTGTAGCGATAGATTATGGACTCAAGCGGGTGGGCATTGCTGTAACCGATCCTTTACAGGTCATTGCTATGCCTTTTACGACCATAGCGACTTCTACTTTGTTTTCTTTTTTAAAGGACTATTTGCAACAAGAAAAAGTCGTCAGCTTTGTAATGGGTATGCCCAAGGGGTTAAATGGTCAGCCCTCTAAAATGAGTGGCGTAGTGGAAAGGGTTGGTGTGCAATTAAAAGCGGCATTTCCAGGGCAAACGCTCTATTACCAGGATGAGCGGTTTACCTCTAAACTGGCCATGCAGGGGCTCTATCAAGCCGGCTATTCTAAAAAGGATAGGGGGGAGAAAGGGAATATAGATAAGGTAAGCGCTGCCATTATCTTGCAGTCTTTTTTAAATGTTTATGACCGCTGA